Part of the bacterium genome, TACAATATTAAAGATTTTTATATTTTTTGAGTTCTTCTGAAAAAATTGAGAATGAAATTTCATCAAAAAGAACAAATCTTATTTTTTTTATGTTTTTTAATTCAGGAACAGTATCTATAATTGCTCTGATTGAAATTTCTCCTGCTTCTTTTAAAGGATAACCAAAAATTCCAGTTGAAATTGCAGGAAAAGCAATTGATTTTAGACCTTTTTCATCAGCAAGTTTAAGGGAATTTACAAAACACATCTTCAATTTTTCAGCAGGATTTTTTTCTTCAGAATAAACAGGTCCGAGTGTATGAATTACAAA contains:
- a CDS encoding macro domain-containing protein — translated: MIALKIKGVEIECVKGDITEQPDIDVIVNAANKYLAPGGGVAGAIHKKAGPELYEECKKYAPIKTGEAVITKGYKLPNPFVIHTLGPVYSEEKNPAEKLKMCFVNSLKLADEKGLKSIAFPAISTGIFGYPLKEAGEISIRAIIDTVPELKNIKKIRFVLFDEISFSIFSEELKKYKNL